In Dermacentor silvarum isolate Dsil-2018 chromosome 10, BIME_Dsil_1.4, whole genome shotgun sequence, the genomic stretch AACACGACTTCTGCGTTAGCTCGCTTGGTAATCTTTTTCAATTTATACGACATGCGGTACGTAAGGTATGAcagctgccttttctttttcgcgaggtGGCTCCTGGTCCAGTTGGCGAGTTCGTGACTTTTTCAGGATTGTTTCTACTGCGGAAACTAGAACAGGTTGCGTGTAGCCTGCCTCTTCCAGTTGGTCAATCTGCTTAATAAAACTCGCCGCAGCTCGATGTGGACAGCACTTCTTAAAAACATTCAGCAAGCACATGTTAGGAATGCTGCGTTTAACTAGCTTAGAGTGAGAGGAACTTAAAGGTAGCAGAggtttactagcccgacgttcaTACTGCCAACAGACGTGGTTACTTGCTAAAAACAATTTGAGATCTAAAAATCTGATGGAGGAATCTACCGAAAGTTCGTGGATCACTTATGGGAGATAGAATCTGCCTGAAGGTTGTCAATGTTTGACCAACGACCAAGTCGGCGTCAATGAAATTTTGATCTACGAAAATTAGGAAGTCAACGAATCTAAAAGCTTTGACTACACCGCTACCCTCGAGACTGCTAGACATGGTTCTGCCACATGAGCTAAAAATAAATCGCTCAAGATCGGAGCTAAACACGAACCTATGCAAAAAACGCCACTCTTTTGCAGGTACAAACGACTGTCCCATTCAATATAGGTGGAAGCCAGGTAAAGTTCGAGCATAGCCGAGAATTTACCTTTACCTGGCTTTTCAGTTTAGTTTTTCAGTTTGTTGTGTGACTGGTTCCTTACTTGCATGCAGCACATTCTTAATATTGGGCATGTGACCTCATGATCAGCTTAATTTTAATACATTCTGTTTTCTTTTCAATTAAACTTTACAATTCTGAGTTAACAGCTTTTGTCTCATACCTTCTTTACTGCTTGTTATCAGTCAAGTTTTCCGGTGTATTCGAGCAATGAATCTACACCGATCAGCTCAAATGTCTGTTGTAAGTCGCAGTTTGTGAGGTTCCACTGTCCCCAAGTGCTGCTTCATTGGCCCGCGCGACTGTGTACTGTGCGGCTTGAAAGCGATCATGAAAGTGATCTGAAAGTGATCTGCCTTGTGgagcagagtctaggcagtgtaagtgcgtcggcggcttgtagctttgaGCGTGCTGTGTATTCTTgacgctcagtttgcgttgaagcgatagcacAAAGGTAACATCgaccactgctgctgctgccgcgcttcctcacgccagcgttttgacagtgagtgtctgTGCTTATCGAGtctgatgtattcatgtttgctgaTGCAGGCTGACACCATGTATAGTTACTAAGCAAATACTTTGCGAGgtgctttgtatagctgtctagtaatttgctattgcaattgatacttcggctttcgggtgaagctgcgacctttttaaaaataaaattgtgtgcagctCACCACCACTATAATTTCTCagtttttcctgtttctcggttcttgcatttcccggctcctacattttttttaacggtcccgtgaaaaacataTCGggagggttctactgtattcagTCAACACATGGTTAACAAACATTTTGAAAGGGAGCACTTGTCTTCATGAGGGGGGTGTTACAGTATGCGCTAAatgtatatacagtcgaaccctgCGATAACGAAAGCCCGAGACAACGAAATTCTCGGCACAATGAAAAAAGTTTATCTACCCGTGTAATGCTAACAGAGTACTAACAGAGTACATGAAGTGCTCAAATGCACTTTTTCGCCCCCTTGAATTGCTTAAAATGCTGTCACAGCGTGCTTGTGAGGCTGATGCCATTTTTGTTCACAAAAACAGCCAATCAGCTGAAGTTAGTGCGTGCGCTGGAAAAACATCATGGCTGCTATCTTGTTTGTTGATCGCCTGTTTCAAATGGAACGGCCGCATGTCTCTACTGACATGAGTCGACGTTTTTTGTGTACCTAGTGCAGTGCATAATCTGTGCTGCCTCGGTCCAAAAAgtgcagcaaaaagaaaaaaaatacacattttaccTTGTGGGGTCTTAATGTCTCGCAGGAGACCAACCActgcgggttcgagcttagcgagccacagggccgcgtcagctgTTGCTTACAGCACTGCTGTGCGCGAgctcaggccgcaaggggctaccgagcgatgcatgcaagaacacagtattgccctGACTTAACCCCTTAAGGGCtcatttaacaaaaaaaaaaaaaatctgttccaaaattgccaaattttTTATGATGCGAAATGCTTCAGTAATgtgttcaaaacaaaaaaaaatatttgcgaaAACTTTTTTCGGCAGATAATAATGTTTTATTGGCCATTCTTCGCTCCATCATGTATTATTACTCTATAATACATGGGGTATTTAAGGTGTATTCTGAAAAAAATTTCTGCAACTCTAGAAAGTAAGGGTTGGAATTGAATTGCCGCGCACAAGATGCACTATTCCTTGATAGTTCACTTAGTGTGATAGCGTTCAAAGCACGGCACTGCGCAGAGAGCCTTCTCGCACCACCTGCACCAGATCCTGGTTTCCTTGCGGATGTTTTTACCATTTCCGTCTCGCTTCAAGTAGCAGACTACGCAGCGGCGTGTTGGTTCTTGCTTCTCTGTTGCTGGTATATGCGACGGAAAGTGGTGCTCATCAAACCGTTTGATGTTCAGGGGACATCTCGGCCGCCCTTTCTTTTTGGTACTGCTCTTACGGGAGTAATTGGTGATGATCGCCTCAATAAGTTTGAGCCGGTAATCCAGATGAGATGCTCTGCCTCCTCGTTTCTGATATAGGACGAATGAATTGTAGGTCCCTTCATCCGATAAGTGTTGGAAGATCTGCTTGTATGAGATCTTCTTTCGCTTGCGTGGCACTGAGTAGCTGGACAGCATCTGATCGACCCTGTCGACTCCTCCCATTGTATGGTTATAATCCAGGATAGCTTCGGGCTTCAAGGTTTGGTTGCCCATTTTGTCAGTGAATGGCACCATTTTAGCACTGTGCACCGTGGATAAAACTGTTGCCAGCTTTTTATCCATCCACTGTACAGCCAAACACTTGCCCCTTTGAAAGGCATTCATTTCACCTTTCTTGAGCTTTGCCCTGGCGAAACCAGGAGGAAGGTCTTTGCGATTGGCTCGTGTTGTGCCATAGATATCAGTAGATCTCTTGAGAAGGAAGTCAACCAATTCTGGTGATGTGTAAAAGTTGTCGGTTGTGATGCAGTAGCCTTTGTCTAGGAGGGGCTCCGCAAGCTTCAGTACAACTTTCGTTGCCATTCCGAAGGTTTCTGTTCCTACTGACGAGATCTCAGGGTTGGTGCCTTTCCCTGTATATATTACTGAGTTCCAAATATAGCCGCTTTCAGACTCGCACAGCACGAATGATTTGATGCCAAACCTTGCTCTCTTTAGGGGCATGTACTGCTTCCAACTGAGCTGTCCTTTGAATAGCAGCAAGCTCTCGTCGACACTTAGATCACGCTCAGGCACGTACAACGTGCGGTATTTGGTCAGAAGCTCTTGATACACTGGCCAGATTTTTCTGAGATGAGGCTGAGGGTGTCCTTCAAAATTTTCGATGGTCGCATTGTCAACAAAGTGCAACATTCTCATGATGAGTTGAAACCTGTTTCTCGGCATTATCTCGCCAAAAGCAGGAGTCTCAATCAGCCGATTTCTCGACCAGTACATCCTTTCATTTGGTTTCTGTACAATTCCCTGCAGCAACAAGAGGCTAAGAGAAACATGAAGCTCTTCTCGCGTAAGTGCAGACCATTTTCGGCAGCGAGAATGTTGGCTCAGGTTACTCGAATTCAATAGCTGAGAGGCGTACCGGTTTGTCTCGACTACGATAACATCAATTAGTTCATCATCAAAGTAAGCCTCAAAAAGCTCAAGTGGTTGAGGGGGAGAGCTCACTGTGATCGTCACTCCCGGAGAACCCTTGAATTCAAACCGGTGGAGGTCTGACTGGGATGTTGTCGGCGCCTATCCGGTACCATTCGCGGGCGCTGGCCATTGTATCATCGCTGCTTTCTTCCTCTTCAGTGTCACTGCCCGTAAAAACGTCATCACTATCTTCTTCACTTCAAGAATCAAACTCGACAACCACATCCTCATCACTCGCGCTTTCATCATCTGAGGGAGAAAGATCTCCCCCGCGAGTACGCCACGTGGATGTGGCCATGTTTGTTTATAAAACACGCGGGAAACACAAGGCGCGCATTCCGCCAACAGTTGCGCAAACGCTCATTCAACAAAAGCGCCAATGACGGAACCCATGCTGCTATCTGTGGTGTAAATAGAAAAGCACCATTTCTCGAGCTGGGCTCGTCAAAATCCTCTATGACGCAAGGGAAACACAAGGTGCGCATTCCGCCAGCAAGTGCGCAAACGCTCATTCAACAAAAGCGCCAATGCTGCCATCTGCGTTATAAATAGAAAAGCACCATTTGACGAGCTGGGCTCGTCAAATTCCTCTTGGAACATTGCGGAAGACCCATGACGACCCCAGGTCGTCATAAGCAAAAAAGGGGCGACTGCTCATGACAAGCTTAGGTCGTCATAAGCCCTTAAGGGGttaacggaaaccgtttattgaatccgtcggcaccagcactgcacaaacgcctgggcggcggggaaccaaaggggtctTGCACCAAGGGCGAAAATAGACATGGGTGCCTATAGCACGCCGCTGTGAGatcacaggctcaagctgggagacgccgctaggaaaagtcccggcggctatgctacttgctctggtgATAATCAATGGGCCAACTCGCAGCCGAAagcggccgcgtagtgacgtcagcgccccagCCGCTTTACCGCAAACCACCGTGAATGGAGCACCACCGCTGAAACCGGTTGGGTGCGGGCGGGGATAGGCGGGGGACGGCAGACAGGTGAAGCCGGTGCAATGGTGCCAGCACATTCCTCAATCCCCACAACCTACATCAACTTGGTTATAGAGCATGAGATGGCGGCTGCAGCGTGAGCTGCCTCGCATTTCGGCTTTGATTGCGTAATCTTCCAACAATACGTGTCCCCTGATTCAAGAACGCTGGTTTCGGTGCCACCCAACAGGCATCACATGTGGATTTTGTGTTGCTGGACGTTGATTTGCACGAAGGAACTGTATATTCTTAGTCCATTGCTTTTGTGTATATGGGATACAGTCACTTTCACTCTCGGCACTGTACGCGTCAGCGTCGACGGGTGACAGAGTGCGCTGGAGTAAGACTGTGGCTCCTTGTCTGGGGTTGAGTTATGCGAAATCTTGCGAAAGTGATTGTATCTACAAAAGCAATCGACTGAGAATACCATTCCATGGCAGTGCCGGCATCGCTGACCCAATTCATGGGGCGCACTTTGTGCTGTCGGCAATGCTGTTCTATAGCCTCGACCAAGGCTTGCCAAAGTAGGCTAGCGAAATCTTGACTGTACAGTTTCATTTGCTACGCATTCCCTGATGTGCTGTCTCATTTCGCAGCAATGAAATTATAGCGAaagctttttcttgctttttccgCTGATTTTGTTATTGGGGGATTCAACTGTTGCAACTTTCTTTTTTCGCTTGTTCTTTGCATTTTGCTCGTGCCtgctcccctctgtaatgctgtAAAGCCAGGAGGGTAAACATTAACGGAATGAAATGAAAGTGTGATACAATTTTTTACTAAGTAGGGGTAATGTGACGTAGTTAACATTTGCTTTTCCTTCTTACAGCTTTGGCAGGAAGAGAGCCCTTTGAAGTCTCCTTTCTACTCTGGTCAGACGACATATGGTGGAGCTGCTGCCCAGAACAGGCTACGAATGCTGGCCACGTCTCAGACTCCCATGGTATGTGTGATACCGTTGGGACTTCATCAGCAACGCTACTGTGAATGGTTCTTAGTGATGACCCAGCCTATGAGTTTAGTTGAGCAGTGGTAGTGCAGGTGGGGGCAGATGCCCAGCAGTTTGGCGCATTTCTCAAAACCGAGGCTGGACGTTTACAATGGCAGAGTAAATTTTCACTTGGTTTTAATTTTTCGACTGCTATTCTTCATTGCTATTCTTCCCTGCTTTTTGATTTACATTCATGTGTTAGTGTACAAGAACATGGCAGTGCAAAAACCTGGTCGCTTAAGACCATGCTTTTACAGCAAGAAgtgtaaagggacactaaaggcaaatactaaggaCTAAATACTAAATACTTGGACTGTTGAATTGGGATTCCAGAAACCTTGCTGCGCTTCTTTCATGCCAACAAAAGACTTCATTCAGTTGCCCGCCACCGAGCGAAGGAGTGGTGATGTATACGCCGTCACTGCCCTTTACTGCTGTCGGTGAGTAAAACAGCGCCCGACAGACGGTGCTGCCGTTTTTTGCACTAAACTCGAAAACGTGCGGCTGTGAAGAAACTGAGCCACTGCTTCGTCACTGCTCGCCACTGCTCTTGATTGCCACTGCCACTGCTGCTCTTGATCGCCACTGCTCTTGATCAAGTGGTGTGGCCAGTTCAGGAATCCACTCgggtgcagtccacttataattACAGTGTAGTCCAcgtataacgataccacatataacgatatatcggttataacgatgagtcgacctaagagtacagtgaaagctcgatgatacgaatctcacggggtcacgaaaaatattcgtattagctgaaattcgtatcatcgaaacacaattaaaactacagtcgaatctcgataattcgaactcgaaggggcccgaaaatttgttcgaattaaaaggacgtatttttgaagtattcgtacaccatagcatgatgcacgaacggtgcgagtcgtgaaatatcgcggcgcgcaagcgcatagcaagcgcgggccacgaaactgcccacgccgctaacggtcgcttcccgataacggcagaaaacgaagcttcagggagtgggcggcgccggcacacgggtgcgcgcggagaccgtcgaaggtgagggaggagggcggcatggaagcggatttggccgcgtcaactcctccgcttcggtggctcccctcgccctccctctcaactccctcgtagctctctcaccttcgactccgtgcgcgcccgccgccgtgctggcgccagcttattttagccgctccctgaagtttcgttttctgccgttatcgggaagcgagcgtttgcgggcgtgagcagagaaaatagaggagaagggttcactgccattttatccgcgtggctgagacgtcggcactagtgtgtgctagaatacggttgtctagaacactctagtcggcacgtacacgcttgttccggcgcgatgcagaaacggcgaccttgcaatttgagagagggtgaaatttccgccgcgggttctttatttttttccctgttccttcgcgcgcggcattgaggggtctctcctgagcttttgctctatggcggtgtcggagcaattccggtcggaggcgccgccacgtgatttggcgcgctgctaagagcattgtcagtgcgcggtatgttcgaaataagcgtgttcgaatcaACGAGATtagactgtagctaaattaaagagtcagaggtgaactcactcaggcacatgtacgtaaaaagcatttatttcttgaagaaaaagtctctaatgtcctatctcggtagacaatcctatctcggtagacatagctcgctgcgactaggtaaaatggcgcaaacacaaagaacgcggcccgaagcacagtagccactccgtccgatgggtggccgccgaaaaggaggaaaagtacaaaagcgccaccgcttcaaactcttcgcgcccagtcgcggagtccgcgctgtccggcgccgcgtccgtgcctccgcaccaaaagataatgggagaaagcgcgtgactgcgcgctgttctctttcgcggcagtcagtggggcggcgtttattcgtatcaaccgacgcaggccgaaaatcgattcgtaacaaccgttctctagcacgttgcaaagtaatggggctcggctggGACCACTGAAAAATTcttatcatccggaaattcgtattagccgtgattgtatcatcgagcttttactgtatcaaCTTtggcattagggctatgagaaaaaaaaaaacatatataacatATTATTCACCGCATATTGGAATAACGATCGAAATATTGGTTCTGGGCAGCggttttcatgcagaataatcgcgAAATTTGTGTTCCTAAGTTGCCTGTTCCGAAGACAGGGCGAAAGTTTGCCTACACGAGTTCGTATTTGCCGCCATCACCGCAGTGCATCCCGCCCGTGCGCTGATTGCGAACGAAAGCCatggagagcatcgcaagttggcgcagcgtgcacaagatggcgccagctgcttcgtgCCCGCGTCAGCGTAGGTCGCGCGAGCGTTCAGAGGAGTGGGGGGAAGAAAGTGATAAGCGAGTGGTGCCTGCGCGTCCTACGCTGCCTTTACAATCTCCCGCTCTCAGTCAGCGCAGAAATTCGCCGCAGAAAGAGtgggaggtgcgccgacaaagcgccaAGCCGTGTTTCTCGAGGCGAAGCTGCAAATTTAGCAACACTCGAAGTATGACCTCGCGCAGTCGATAATATCGatgattatgaaaaccgggagcgccacgatcatgaaggctagaagcagtggccatgccgatcaacggaaaaagcGGGCTTTGTGCGCCGAGACGAAACCCTAATGGGTGAAACTAAcatggtggaagccgctgacattaccgaactctgggagcacgtcgctactgacgataAAATAGGTGGTGTTTCTATGGAGgagtttctaagtacaggtagtgctgcctcgttctgcaaACTGCCGGGGCGATGATTGTCCCGACAGACGGCAGCGTTGTGCGGcagaggcgacgacagcagcagcgacgagattgacaatggccatTCATTGACACTgaccccgatgttcaaccaaagtgcaatgtcgtcgatcgagtcgctcattgatttcacGCACGCTCCAGTGTTCCGCCCGTGTTCGcaccagtgttcgcgcagcagctggacgGGATGtacacggcggttgtgaatccgaaacttctaCAAAAGCAaatgcagatttctatttcagcgcgcctaacgattgagatgctatttagaggtataaataaacgttttGTTTTTCCCAGCCTACTTTTTACAACCTCGATTTTTTaccgcaagtggcaaatttggtttcgggacttcaaaaatatatatttttttttatcggcagtccagatatagcgatgattggttataacgattggatttttcgttcttcttgataccgttataagtggactgcactgtatatcAAGTACgaaaaatccgatcgttataaccgatgaTCGCTATATTTCGACTgccctcacaaaaaaaaaaaagctgctgaacATACCTTTGTAGCTCCGAagccaaatttgccacttgcgataaaataTCGAtattgtagaaagtaggctgtgaaagtAGGCTGTTTATTTATACCTCTGAAACAGCGTGTCAAGCGTTAAGCGTGCCGAAATTGTCAGAAATGTGCACCTGCTTTTGCGAAAGTTTTGGGTTCACAACCACCATGTGCATCGTGTCCAGCTGCTGTGTGAACATTGGCGGCTGTAATTTAGTGTACATGAAATCAGTCAGCGACTCGATTGACAACCACCATGTGCATCGTGTCCAGCTGCTGTGTGAACATTGGCGGCTGTAATTTAGTGTACATGAAATCAGTCAGCGACTCGATTGACCGATTGACGACAGTGCACTTTAGGTGAACATCAGGGTCAGTGTCAAAGAcaggccattgtcaatctcgtcacTGCCACTGCTGTCGTCTTCTCCatcgcacaacgccgccgtctgtcgcgacGATTGCTCCGTCGGAGATCACTTCGCAGAACAAGGCAGCACTATCGGCACCTGGAAACTCCTCTTCGAAGCACCGCCTATTTcatgctcccagagttcggtaatATGAGGTGCTTCCACCACGTTAGTTTCACCCATGGGGGGTTTTGCcctggcgcacaaagcccgccttttccgttgatcggcatgacCACTGGCACTCCCGCTTTTCAGAATCTTCGATATCGTCGACTGTGCGAGCTCGTACTTCacaagtcttgcaaaatttgcagctttgtCTCGAGCGACAGAGCATTGCACTGTCAGTGCACCTACCGGAGCTGCTTCCGCGACGCATTTCCGCCTTCTCTGAGAGAAAAGGGGAACGTAGGCGCCTCTTGCTTCtcgctttttttctctttcccttcTCCGGACGCTCGCGCGAGGCAATGTGGACACGAAGCAGCTGGTGCCATCTTGTGGGATGCTGACCCAACTTGCGACGCTCTCTGTGGTTTCGCCAACGGTGGGCGGGTGAGATACTTTGCGTGGTAATGGTGGTAGATTCGAACTCGCGTAGGAAAGTttttcgccccgtctcggttaagggGTACTTAGCAATGCTCATATCCCTAATGCATAATACCCTTAAGTCGACTCGTCGTTATAACCAACATattgttatatgtggtatcgttataagtggtctgcactgtaCTTGCAGTTCgcgtttcgcgagccagcaaaaccagtgcAGCAATACACAATACCGAAACTACTGAAATGTGAAAGTACGAGTGGCACTGGAGTggagaaaacgaaaccttttgaccaccCGCGTCGTTGGCAAGAGTAACTACAATATGTTTTTTTCTAAAAATCAAATAGAACTCGAGAAATGGTATTTTATTTCGTCTTATATGTGATACAATGATCTTTTATTACAAATGGTTGAGTACTAGTAACAAAATTATAAGGAGTGCCTTCATCATCGggctacagtagaaccctgctgatatGTTTTTGACGGgaccataagaaaaaaaaaacgtaagagccgagaAACGCAAGAGCTGAGAATTAGGAAAatttgagaaatgagagtagttgTGAACTTCACATAACTTTATTTAAGTTTTTACGTTttaaaaaaggtcgcagttttgcccgaaagccgaagcatcgattgcgctagcaaattagtcgacagtatacaaagtgaggatagtagttgtatcatCGCCgcataaacttgtgaacattcgcttattaactacagtgtagaccgctcaTAACGTAAGTCGCGGGAGTTGTAAAAATCCGCTCTATAAGCGGTGCCGCGTTATAACCAGAGCATGCTTTTTTAGGCTTTTGCTTAAGCCAAACGGGCAACCcacctttcaaacacaatttattacatatttcaCCCACACCCACATGCAACACAATCGCAACACAGCACAGAAACCAAGTTCTCCTGACAGGTGCGGCATCAGCGGATGAACGCTGTTATTTTCGACTAGACTCCACGCGCACGctcccactcctgaaaaaaaaagaaaaagaaatttaaaaaaaggagcGCGCTACCGTTCTACCCCGCATTCAGCGCTCCCTGATTGGACGAAAACACGCGCCTTCCTTCCTCCAAAGTCTCCcatccttctcctcctttttgaTTTTCGCCGCTGGTCACCACGTGCACGCCCACGCTCCCactccttaaaaaaaaaatatatatgagaAAATAAATGCTgtatgccgtatgctgtatgtgcgagtgaaagcgcgcgagggacgcgtgctttcacggagagcgagcgtACGGCGCATAGCAAATGCGACGACTCTCATGCAGAAAGCCGtgaggggatgggagggagggaggggaagcgacgtttagctggggcactcaatgcgtatcttgcgaccgggcgcgaggggaactggcgactcaagcTCCCACGCAAAATGAGGAAAGTgcaaaggcagcgcgggagggagggggcgcggctttctgcaagccactgcgtactttgcgcgcctGAGGGCTgctgcgcgcaccgtatcttgaaagtgatctccacacggctctgaccttgtatgcgctgcgctttcgccgctcattttccgttgaagcgatagaccacacgaaccttcgttTGCTGCTCCAGCCGCGTTTGCTCACGTCACCGTTtttacagtgcttgtctgcggtcatggagtgcgatctattcatgtttgcttgttaattcagttagtaagcggatgtgtcccaagtttatgcaggcaataaaactactatccttactccgtatactctactagtaaatttgctatcccaattgatgctttacctttcgggggaaactgcaactttttgtttcgcttttcgccgCTGGTCTCCACGCACGCGCCTGCGCTCCCACTTCTTCGCGTTTGCGCGCCCGGCAACCATGCGGGCCATGCTAAACGCCTCCTAGAAAAGCCATGCTCCGTGCGCCTATTTCATGGTTGCGCGCTTAAAAGAACCGCGCTATAACTGGTTTCTGCTTCGCGCGCCTATGCAATAAACGGTTCGcctatacattgagttctatAGGAGATATATTGGTGGCCAAAAAACCCCCGCTATAACCGGTCCCGCGCTaaaagtggttacgttataagtggtctgcactgtatattaacaagcacagtgtcagcacgcacaggcaaacatgaacacatcacaatCGATGAGCGCCGGCACTCGCTGTCAAGGAAGCGCGGCATCAGCAACGAGCGATGTGACCTGCAT encodes the following:
- the LOC119466082 gene encoding piggyBac transposable element-derived protein 4-like; translation: MYWSRNRLIETPAFGEIMPRNRFQLIMRMLHFVDNATIENFEGHPQPHLRKIWPVYQELLTKYRTLYVPERDLSVDESLLLFKGQLSWKQYMPLKRARFGIKSFVLCESESGYIWNSVIYTGKGTNPEISSVGTETFGMATKVVLKLAEPLLDKGYCITTDNFYTSPELVDFLLKRSTDIYGTTRANRKDLPPGFARAKLKKGEMNAFQRGKCLAVQWMDKKLATVLSTVHSAKMVPFTDKMGNQTLKPEAILDYNHTMGGVDRVDQMLSSYSVPRKRKKISYKQIFQHLSDEGTYNSFVLYQKRGGRASHLDYRLKLIEAIITNYSRKSSTKKKGRPRCPLNIKRFDEHHFPSHIPATEKQEPTRRCVVCYLKRDGNGKNIRKETRIWCRWCEKALCAVPCFERYHTK